The [Clostridium] scindens ATCC 35704 nucleotide sequence TGCGATTCGTGACCACGGAGGAGTAATCTTTGTTGATATTCGCGATTATACGGGCGTGACGCAGACGGTAATCCATAACGAAGAATTATTGAAAAATGTGAATCGGGAAACGGTGATCTCTTTAAAAGGGGTTGTAGAAAAGCGTGACCCGGACACGGTGAATGAGAAGATCGCGACAGGTATTGTCGAACTGGTGGTAAGCGAGCTTGTGGTTTTAGGCAAATCAAAAAATATGCTGCCTTTTGATGTCAGCAGTTCCAGAAATATTAAGGATGAATTACGCCTTAAGTATCGTTATCTTGATCTTCGGAATCCTAAGAATCATGACAATCTTGTGATGCGTTCCAAGATTATCCGTCATTTAAGGAACAAGATGGAGGAAAAGGATTTCCTGGAGATCCAGACGCCGATTCTGACTGCGTCATCTCCTGAAGGCGCTCGTGACTTCCTGGTTCCAAGCCGCAAGCATCCGGGCAAGTTTTATGCGCTTCCTCAGGCGCCGCAGCAGTTTAAGCAGCTTTTAATGGTTTCTGGATTTGACAAATATTTTCAGATCGCGCCTTGCTTCCGTGACGAGGATGCGAGAGCAGACCGTTCCCCGGGTGAGTTTTATCAGCTGGACTTTGAGATGGCGTTTGCTACGCAGGAAGAAGTCCTGAATATTTGTGAAGACGTGATTTATGATACATTTGTAACTTTTTCGGATAAGAAGGTTACAGAAAAGCCTTTCAGGCGTATCACTTATGCGGATGCCATGATGACATACGGCTCGGACAAGCCGGACTTAAGAAATCCGCTATTAATCTGCGATTTAACCGCATTTTTCGCGGATGTAGCCTTCCCTGCATTTAGAGGAAAGCCGGTTCGCGGTATCGTGGCTGATTGTAGAGGCAAATCGAAGAAATTCTTCGAAGATTCACTGAAATACGCGATGTCAGATGAAGTGGCTCTTGGCGGATTGGGATATATTACTCTGAAAGAGGGGGCATTTGCGGGTCCTATCGCAAAATTCCTGAGTGATGAAAAGAAAGCGGAGATTACCTCCCTTACCAATATCAAAGAGGGAGAGACCTTGTTCTTTATCTGTGATGATAAGAAGAATGATGCAGAGAAGAAGGCAGGCTTGATCCGTACCTGGCTGGCGAAAAAGGAAAACTTAGATCTTATTAGAGATGACGCGTTTGAATTCTGCTTTGTTGTGGATTTCCCGATGTACGAGATTGATGAGGAGACGGGAGAGACTATTTTTACGCATAACCCATTCTCTATGCCGCAGGGCGGCATGGATGCTTTGCTTGGCAAAGATCCTACAGAAGTGCTGGCATACCAGTATGACCTGGTATGTAATGGAATCGAACTGGCATCCGGCGCCGTTAGAAATCATGACATTGATATTATGAAGAAGGCATTTGAAATCGCCGGATATGATGAGCAGGAACTGAAAGAGCGATTCAATGCATTGTACACCGCGTTCCAATACGGTGCGCCGCCGCATGCGGGCATGGCGCCGGGCGTTGATCGTATGGTAATGCTTCTTACGGATGAAGAAAAGATTCTGGACGTCATAGCATTCCCGTTAAATGGAAATGCGCAGGATCTGCTGCTTGGCGCGCCGAGCGAAGTAACGAGCCAGCAGCTTGAGGATGTCCATCTATTAGGGAATTCCAACGCTTTGGCAAAACATGCTTTCGCAGGAAGCGGCGATGGAAAGTATGCGAAGGGGAAACGTTCTACATTTTCCAATGCGCAGCAGCTAAATCAGATCTCTCTTACAGAGGAAGAGGACACGGAAGTACAAGGCATTTTTGACCGGATGAAGAAAAAGGAAGAGATTCTTTTGCAAGTCGATACGGAAAATGTCGAGGAAATGGTTCATGTAATGCCTATGAACAATGTATTGCGTGAGGATGTCAGAGAACAATTGTTTACAAGAGAAAGTTTACTTGAAGGCGCGCCTATGCACAACGAAAATAGTTGGCAGGTTCCAAGACTTGTAAAGTGAGGTGGATGATATGGAATATTATGCAGCAAAAATAAATGAAAACGGCGCCATTGCCGTGGATGACAGCATTCTTGTAAAGGGTGCCGAGTCAACGTATGGCTCGAAAATTCTGATGGGATTCAAGCCTTTATTCAGCGCTGAGGCAGTAGAGCGCCTGGAGAAGAATGGTTACCTGGTATCCGGGAAATGCCATGTGGGCGAGTTCGGGCTGGATCTGGTGGGCGAATTTTCCCACTATGCGCAGGAAGATACGAAACTGGAAGGAGCGGCAGCAGCGCTGGTAGCAAAATCCGATGTGAAAGCAGCGCTTGGAGTGGATGTAAATGGCGCGCCGAGACGTGCGGCGGCTCTTGCAAATGTAGATTTCCTCAAGCCCACTTACGGTACGGTGTCACGTTATGGAATCATTTCAACAGCGGCATCTGGCGAGCAGGTAGGCGTATACGCGCCTGACACGCAAGGCGTGAAAGAAGTGATGGGTGCGATTGCAGGCCACGATGATAAAGATGGAACAAGCCTGAGGACCCAGACCTATGAATATCATACAGACGAAGATATCGCTGGCAAACGTGTCTGCATCGTCAAAGAATTATTAGAAATCGCGGATGCGGACACGCAAGAAAACGTGAGAGCGTTTGCCAAAAAACTCACGGATAAGGGCGTGACCGTGGAAGAAATCTCTTGCGACTTTTTTGAGATGGCGAATACGGCATGGCAGATTCTTATGTCCGCAGAAACCTGTAATAATATATCCAGGTTTGATGGCGTAAAATATGGACGCCGTGCAGAGAATTATAAAAATATTGATGAACTGTATGTAAATTCCAGAACAGAAGGGTTTAACTTTCTTACAAAGGCAGTTATTTTATATGGTTCTGACGTACTTTCCAAGAACCGGTATAAGGATTGTTATGATAAGTCGTTAAGAATCCGCCGTGTCGTGGCGGAAAAGTTTGCGGCGCTGATGAAAGAGTACGATGCGGTTCTTACGCCTGCCTGCAGCAAAACAAGTTACGAGCGTTATGATATTTATGCGGCCTTTGAAAAGGTTTATGAAGAAAGCATATTTACCTCCGTGGCAAATCTGATCGGGATTCCTGCCCTGGTTAGCCGCAAAGTTCAGTTAATGGGCGGACATTTTAGCGAAAGCATTCTTTTAAGTATGGCTGGAGCCGTTGAAAAGGAAGGTGAATAAGTATGAATTATGAAGTTGTAATCGGGCTTGAAACGCACGTTGAATTAAAAACCGAATCTAAGATATTCTGCTCCTGCGGGGGCCACGCGGCGGCGAAGACTCCGAATGACTGCGTGTGTCCGGCCTGTTCCGGCATGCCGGGCATGCTTCCGGTAATGAATAAGCGAGTGGTAGAGCTTGCGGTTCTTGCCGGCTTGATGTTAAACTGCGAGATCAGCAGATATACGACATTTGACAAGAAAAACTATTATTATCCGGATCTGCCCTGCGCATATCAGGTCACCCAGATCAATCATCCGATCTGTACCAATGGCTGCGTACAGGTAAAGACGTCCGCAGGCGTCCGCGACATTCACATCAAGCAGATCCATATGGAAGAGGATGCAGGAAAGCTGGTTCATAGTGGCAGCTACTCTTATGTGGACTTTAACCGTACCAGCGTTCCGCTTATTGAGATCGTAACCCAGCCTGATTTTAGAAGTGCGGAGGAAGTTATCACATACCTTACAAATTTAAAATCCATGTTCCGCTTTAGCGGCATTTCTGAATGTGAGGAAGGCGCGATGCGCTGCGATGTTAATATTTCGGTTCGCGAGAAGGGAAGCCAGGAGTTTGGCGTCCGTACAGAGATTAAAAATATGAGTTCTTTTGAATCCATTGAAAAGGCCATCAACTATGAGGCGCAAAGGCATATGGACGCGATCGAGTATGAATTAGAAGAATTGGTTCAGGAAACAAGACGTTATGATGACACAAGCGGCAAGACCTTTGCTATGCGTAACAAGGAAACAGAAGCAGATTATCGTTATTTCCCGGATGCCAATCTGATGCCGATTATTATTGATGATGAGTGGATTGAGGAGATTAAGAAGAACAGGCCTGTGGAAATTAATGATAAAGTGGTGGAATATAGCGAGGCTGGCATATCGGAAAAAGAAATAGATATGATTATAGCCAATCAAAATATTTCCCAGCTTCTGGATGGGGTTGTCGCGCTTGGATGTAACGCCAAAGATGCGGCGTCTTGGATTCTCACAGATAGCGTAGGCCTCTTGCGCAAAGAGGGCAAGACCATAGATGAGTTATCCATTTCGCCAGAAAAATTGTCGGCAATCATCAAAATGGTAGATGCGGGCGAGATCAACCGCGTATCCGGCAAAAAAATCCTGACGGCTGTACTTAAAGAAGACGTAGATCCGGTTGCGTACTGTAAGGAGAAAGGTTTTGACAATAAAATAGATATGGCCGTGGTTGATAAGGTCATAGATGAGGCAATCCAAAATAATGCGCAGGCAGTAGCGGACTATAAAAATGGCAAAGCCAAAGCGATCCAGTCTGTATTCGGCGCTTGCATGCGCGAATTGAAAGGTATCGTCGAGCCTGCAATTATTAAAGAAATGTTAGAAAACAAGTTGAAATAATAGAGCCTTTCCGGCAACAAATGGCTGCTGGATCAGACGATAAAAAGTGGTGCTGGAGTAATAACTCCGGCACCACTTTTTTCACTTATGCCTCCACGACCAGCGGCACCACGGTTCCCTTTTCAACATCAACCAATCCGCAGTCTGTCAATTTGAGCGCGGGACTTACTGGAAGTCCCAATGTGCACAATGACATGATCGGATTATAATGACGGTAACCCAATGTTTCCAGGCTTTCTTTTACGCCGCCCAGCATCCGGGCAATGTCGTCCGCGGGCAGTTCTGACAGGATTCCGCACACAGGAAGCGGGAGTTCGGCCACAATGTGTCCGTGCTCTACAGTACAGATTCCGCCCTGTAATTCGATCAGCCGTCTGGTAGCAGTTACCATGTCGTCCACATTTGACCCGATCACCATAAGGTTATGGTGGTCATGATAGTAGGTGGTTGCCGCGGCTCCCTGCTTCAGGCAGTCGCCAGTTACAAAGCCATAGCCGATATTGCCGTTTTTTCCATGGCGTTCAAGTACGGCAGCCAGCATGCAGCCGCTGTCCTGCCATTTTAATCTGCCATTCTCTACATCCATGGCTACCAGTTTTTCCCTGGTCTGCGTACGGCCGTCTGTTACTTCGATCACGCGGACCTGTACTTGCTTCTGATCGGTGGAGACCATAGGTTCCAGATCCGTGGCCTCGATCTGGTCCAGATGTACGGAGTGGTAGAATTCCTCCGGAAAATGGTAAGCGTTTAACGTGTGTCTGGCTTTCCCCTTCCAGAAGATTTCCTTGCCATCCTTGA carries:
- the aspS gene encoding aspartate--tRNA ligase, with product MYRTLYCNDIREEHVGQTVQLAGWVDAIRDHGGVIFVDIRDYTGVTQTVIHNEELLKNVNRETVISLKGVVEKRDPDTVNEKIATGIVELVVSELVVLGKSKNMLPFDVSSSRNIKDELRLKYRYLDLRNPKNHDNLVMRSKIIRHLRNKMEEKDFLEIQTPILTASSPEGARDFLVPSRKHPGKFYALPQAPQQFKQLLMVSGFDKYFQIAPCFRDEDARADRSPGEFYQLDFEMAFATQEEVLNICEDVIYDTFVTFSDKKVTEKPFRRITYADAMMTYGSDKPDLRNPLLICDLTAFFADVAFPAFRGKPVRGIVADCRGKSKKFFEDSLKYAMSDEVALGGLGYITLKEGAFAGPIAKFLSDEKKAEITSLTNIKEGETLFFICDDKKNDAEKKAGLIRTWLAKKENLDLIRDDAFEFCFVVDFPMYEIDEETGETIFTHNPFSMPQGGMDALLGKDPTEVLAYQYDLVCNGIELASGAVRNHDIDIMKKAFEIAGYDEQELKERFNALYTAFQYGAPPHAGMAPGVDRMVMLLTDEEKILDVIAFPLNGNAQDLLLGAPSEVTSQQLEDVHLLGNSNALAKHAFAGSGDGKYAKGKRSTFSNAQQLNQISLTEEEDTEVQGIFDRMKKKEEILLQVDTENVEEMVHVMPMNNVLREDVREQLFTRESLLEGAPMHNENSWQVPRLVK
- a CDS encoding amidase family protein, with the protein product MEYYAAKINENGAIAVDDSILVKGAESTYGSKILMGFKPLFSAEAVERLEKNGYLVSGKCHVGEFGLDLVGEFSHYAQEDTKLEGAAAALVAKSDVKAALGVDVNGAPRRAAALANVDFLKPTYGTVSRYGIISTAASGEQVGVYAPDTQGVKEVMGAIAGHDDKDGTSLRTQTYEYHTDEDIAGKRVCIVKELLEIADADTQENVRAFAKKLTDKGVTVEEISCDFFEMANTAWQILMSAETCNNISRFDGVKYGRRAENYKNIDELYVNSRTEGFNFLTKAVILYGSDVLSKNRYKDCYDKSLRIRRVVAEKFAALMKEYDAVLTPACSKTSYERYDIYAAFEKVYEESIFTSVANLIGIPALVSRKVQLMGGHFSESILLSMAGAVEKEGE
- the gatB gene encoding Asp-tRNA(Asn)/Glu-tRNA(Gln) amidotransferase subunit GatB is translated as MNYEVVIGLETHVELKTESKIFCSCGGHAAAKTPNDCVCPACSGMPGMLPVMNKRVVELAVLAGLMLNCEISRYTTFDKKNYYYPDLPCAYQVTQINHPICTNGCVQVKTSAGVRDIHIKQIHMEEDAGKLVHSGSYSYVDFNRTSVPLIEIVTQPDFRSAEEVITYLTNLKSMFRFSGISECEEGAMRCDVNISVREKGSQEFGVRTEIKNMSSFESIEKAINYEAQRHMDAIEYELEELVQETRRYDDTSGKTFAMRNKETEADYRYFPDANLMPIIIDDEWIEEIKKNRPVEINDKVVEYSEAGISEKEIDMIIANQNISQLLDGVVALGCNAKDAASWILTDSVGLLRKEGKTIDELSISPEKLSAIIKMVDAGEINRVSGKKILTAVLKEDVDPVAYCKEKGFDNKIDMAVVDKVIDEAIQNNAQAVADYKNGKAKAIQSVFGACMRELKGIVEPAIIKEMLENKLK